The Eubacteriaceae bacterium Marseille-Q4139 genome has a window encoding:
- a CDS encoding VanW family protein, which produces MKKNMWIAGLAMAAAVGIGTLAPLSARAEGRIPEGVSVGELELSGMTEEEAKARVNEYVNEKLSGTIVLTVDGNEVSASAEELGLSWSNQDAVEEALSGTEIKGNLIKRYLKKKELETRPVNVGLEMAADQEKISAFVNERCAPFVTAPKDATITKTDGQFVITPAETGKTVDIAATEKALSEALNTGTGGTITVEAVITEQEPAVTEEDLETIQDVLGTFSTDFSSSSSSRVTNLQVGAGKINGHVLMPGEVLSGYECMHPFTVANGYKAATAYENGRSVDSIGGGVCQISTTLYNASLLAELEIVQRQNHSMTVSYVKPSMDAAIAGTYKDLKIKNPYDTPIYVEGYTSGKTLTFTIYGKETRPSNRTIAFESETLQRIDPGAPAEQVDASLAPGQRVRVQSGHTGVKSRLYKCVYVDGELEERTLLHNDTYNASKAIYRVGPAAPAVAEPTETAPVETPPAETPAAETPAETPPAGPGYEGGPGFAGDSGSAPETPVTDTPAGPASPGPQPSPETPAPQPETPAETPAPPISPI; this is translated from the coding sequence ATGAAAAAGAATATGTGGATTGCCGGGCTTGCCATGGCAGCGGCAGTCGGCATTGGAACACTGGCGCCGTTATCTGCCCGGGCGGAAGGACGGATTCCCGAGGGCGTTTCCGTCGGGGAGCTGGAGCTTTCCGGCATGACGGAGGAAGAGGCGAAGGCCAGGGTAAACGAATATGTGAATGAGAAGCTGTCCGGCACTATCGTTTTAACTGTGGACGGGAACGAGGTTTCTGCCAGCGCGGAAGAGCTGGGCTTAAGCTGGAGCAATCAGGACGCGGTGGAGGAAGCCCTTTCAGGGACGGAGATCAAAGGAAACCTGATCAAGCGGTATCTGAAAAAGAAAGAGCTGGAGACAAGGCCTGTAAACGTGGGCCTGGAAATGGCGGCTGACCAGGAAAAAATCTCCGCCTTTGTAAATGAAAGATGCGCGCCCTTTGTGACGGCGCCGAAGGATGCAACGATCACGAAAACCGACGGGCAGTTTGTGATTACTCCGGCGGAGACAGGAAAGACCGTGGACATCGCGGCGACCGAAAAAGCCTTAAGCGAGGCCCTGAATACGGGAACCGGCGGTACCATCACCGTCGAGGCCGTGATTACCGAGCAGGAACCGGCTGTGACAGAAGAAGATCTGGAGACAATCCAGGATGTTTTGGGAACGTTTTCCACGGATTTCAGCAGCAGCTCGTCCTCCCGCGTGACGAATCTCCAGGTGGGCGCCGGAAAAATCAACGGCCATGTGCTGATGCCGGGCGAAGTGCTGTCGGGGTATGAATGCATGCACCCGTTTACGGTAGCAAACGGCTACAAAGCAGCGACGGCCTATGAAAACGGCCGCTCTGTTGACAGCATCGGCGGCGGCGTGTGCCAGATTTCTACGACGTTATACAATGCATCGCTTCTGGCGGAGTTAGAGATTGTCCAGCGGCAGAACCACTCCATGACCGTGTCCTACGTGAAGCCGTCCATGGATGCCGCCATCGCCGGGACATATAAGGACTTAAAAATCAAGAATCCATACGACACGCCGATTTACGTGGAGGGCTATACCTCCGGAAAGACGCTGACCTTCACCATCTACGGGAAGGAGACGCGGCCGTCCAACCGCACCATCGCCTTCGAGTCCGAGACGCTTCAGCGGATCGACCCCGGCGCACCGGCCGAGCAGGTGGACGCAAGCCTGGCTCCCGGCCAGCGTGTTCGCGTGCAGTCGGGCCATACGGGCGTAAAATCGCGGCTTTATAAATGCGTGTATGTGGACGGGGAATTAGAGGAGCGGACATTGCTTCATAACGATACCTACAACGCGTCCAAGGCCATCTACCGCGTCGGGCCGGCAGCCCCGGCCGTTGCAGAGCCGACGGAGACGGCACCTGTGGAGACGCCGCCTGCCGAAACACCGGCAGCAGAGACTCCGGCAGAAACACCGCCGGCAGGGCCTGGCTACGAGGGAGGCCCTGGCTTTGCGGGAGATTCCGGGTCTGCCCCGGAGACACCGGTTACAGATACGCCTGCCGGGCCGGCATCACCGGGACCGCAGCCATCACCTGAGACGCCTGCGCCGCAGCCGGAAACCCCGGCAGAGACCCCGGCGCCGCCCATATCCCCGATTTAG
- a CDS encoding AIR synthase yields MRKIAREPKGAGCFSPGEDLVIAGAVGKAGVLEALSAKHDVLENRFTADFLSLAGKKAMEHLNLTPEFLLACGATEWEEAAEGGVFAALWNISGAYGRGFSVSLLDIPVEQEFIEVCELFDLNPYRLMSGECLILAADNGGDLVRALKERGIRSAVVGKVEAGIARKIIGPGGTGYLERPQPDETYKLRQQEA; encoded by the coding sequence ATGAGAAAGATTGCAAGAGAGCCGAAGGGAGCCGGGTGCTTTTCGCCGGGCGAAGACCTGGTGATTGCGGGAGCCGTCGGGAAGGCCGGCGTGCTCGAAGCCCTTTCGGCGAAACATGACGTTTTAGAGAACCGGTTCACAGCAGATTTTTTAAGCCTGGCCGGGAAAAAAGCAATGGAACACCTGAACCTGACTCCGGAGTTTCTTCTGGCCTGCGGGGCTACAGAATGGGAGGAAGCGGCAGAGGGCGGCGTTTTCGCCGCCCTTTGGAATATTTCCGGGGCATACGGCCGCGGATTTTCCGTATCACTTTTGGATATCCCGGTGGAACAGGAATTCATTGAGGTCTGCGAGCTTTTCGACCTGAATCCTTACCGGCTCATGTCCGGCGAGTGCCTGATCCTTGCGGCCGACAACGGCGGCGATCTGGTGCGCGCGCTTAAAGAACGCGGGATCCGGTCTGCCGTCGTCGGTAAAGTAGAGGCGGGCATTGCGAGGAAAATCATCGGCCCCGGCGGCACCGGGTACCTGGAGCGGCCGCAGCCCGATGAAACATACAAATTAAGACAACAGGAGGCATGA
- a CDS encoding Lrp/AsnC family transcriptional regulator, with the protein MREKILAVIEKNSRIDLKDLAALLGESEAAVANEIADMERENIICGYHTMINWDNTGDEKVIALIEVKVTPQRGMGFDKIAERIYQYSEVESVYLMSGAFDFTVILEGKTMREVAQFVSEKLSVMDSVLSTSTHFVLKKYKDHGTVMCEKKEDERMLITP; encoded by the coding sequence ATGAGAGAAAAAATACTGGCAGTCATTGAAAAGAACAGCCGGATCGACTTAAAAGACCTGGCTGCGCTTCTCGGCGAGAGCGAGGCCGCGGTGGCAAATGAAATCGCGGACATGGAACGGGAAAATATCATCTGCGGCTACCACACGATGATTAACTGGGACAATACCGGAGACGAGAAGGTGATCGCCCTCATCGAGGTAAAGGTAACGCCCCAGAGGGGCATGGGCTTTGACAAAATTGCAGAGCGCATTTACCAGTACAGCGAAGTGGAGTCCGTATATCTGATGTCAGGCGCCTTCGATTTCACGGTGATCCTGGAGGGAAAGACCATGCGCGAGGTGGCCCAGTTCGTCTCGGAGAAGCTCTCCGTGATGGATTCTGTTTTAAGCACCTCCACACATTTCGTGTTAAAGAAGTACAAAGACCACGGCACCGTCATGTGTGAGAAAAAAGAAGACGAAAGGATGTTAATTACACCGTGA
- a CDS encoding aminotransferase class I/II-fold pyridoxal phosphate-dependent enzyme: MRNPISDTITAIPPSGIRKFFDIVSEMKDAISLGVGEPDFDTPWHIREEGIYSLERGRTFYTSNAGLKELKIEICRYLKRRFEVDYDADHEVMVTVGGSEAIDIALRAMLNPGDEVLIPQPSYVSYVPCTVLAGGVPVTIELEEKDQFRLTKEKLLEKITPKTKILILPFPNNPTGSIMEPQDLAAVAEVVREHDLFVISDEIYSELTYKGHHCTIAAFPGMKERTVLINGFSKSYAMTGWRLGYACAPEMILSQMLKIHQFAIMCAPTTSQYAAVEALKNGDKDVEEMREAYDQRRRFLVKALRDMGFDCYEPQGAFYVFPSIKRFGMSSDEFALKLLEEEKVAVVPGTAFGDCGEGYLRISYAYSLQDLKRALERLERFVKRLDER, encoded by the coding sequence GTGAGAAATCCCATATCCGACACCATCACCGCGATCCCGCCGTCCGGGATCCGGAAGTTTTTTGACATCGTAAGCGAGATGAAGGACGCCATCTCCCTTGGCGTGGGCGAGCCGGATTTTGATACGCCGTGGCATATCCGCGAGGAGGGAATCTATTCCCTGGAGCGCGGCCGTACCTTCTATACATCAAACGCCGGCTTAAAGGAGCTGAAAATCGAGATCTGCCGCTATTTAAAACGGCGGTTCGAGGTGGACTACGACGCCGACCATGAGGTCATGGTGACGGTGGGCGGAAGCGAAGCCATCGACATCGCCCTGCGCGCCATGTTAAATCCCGGCGACGAGGTGCTGATCCCGCAGCCCAGCTACGTCTCCTATGTGCCGTGTACGGTTCTGGCAGGCGGCGTTCCGGTGACGATTGAGCTGGAGGAAAAAGACCAGTTTCGGCTCACGAAGGAAAAGCTTTTAGAAAAAATCACGCCGAAGACGAAAATCCTGATTCTGCCGTTCCCCAACAATCCGACGGGCTCCATCATGGAGCCGCAGGATCTGGCCGCCGTGGCCGAGGTGGTGCGGGAGCATGACTTGTTTGTGATTTCCGATGAGATTTACTCGGAGCTGACTTATAAGGGGCATCACTGCACGATTGCCGCATTCCCGGGCATGAAGGAGCGGACGGTTTTAATCAACGGTTTTTCCAAGTCCTACGCCATGACCGGCTGGCGCCTCGGATATGCCTGCGCGCCGGAGATGATTCTGAGCCAGATGTTAAAGATTCACCAGTTTGCCATCATGTGCGCGCCGACCACCAGTCAGTATGCGGCCGTAGAGGCATTAAAAAACGGCGATAAGGACGTGGAAGAGATGCGCGAGGCCTACGACCAGAGGCGGCGATTCCTCGTAAAGGCGCTGCGGGACATGGGCTTTGACTGCTATGAGCCTCAGGGGGCGTTTTATGTTTTCCCAAGCATCAAGCGGTTCGGCATGAGCTCCGATGAGTTTGCCCTGAAGCTTCTGGAAGAAGAAAAAGTGGCTGTCGTGCCGGGAACAGCGTTTGGAGACTGCGGAGAGGGGTATCTGAGGATTTCCTACGCTTACTCGCTCCAGGATTTAAAGCGTGCCTTAGAGCGGTTAGAGCGGTTTGTGAAGCGGCTTGACGAAAGATAA
- a CDS encoding tRNA (cytidine(34)-2'-O)-methyltransferase, giving the protein MNIVLYEPEMPANTGNIGRTCVATDTKLHLIEPLGFKLSEKHLARAGLDYWDKLDVTVYSDFQDFLNRNPGAKIYMATTKAPAVYTDVKYEPDCFIMFGPESRGIPEEILIEHQETCVRIPMWGDIRSLNLSNSVAIILYEALRQNGFEQMTMTGKLRKYEWK; this is encoded by the coding sequence ATGAACATTGTACTTTATGAGCCGGAGATGCCGGCCAACACCGGAAACATCGGGCGCACCTGTGTGGCGACGGACACGAAGCTCCATTTAATCGAGCCCCTTGGCTTTAAGCTCAGCGAAAAACACCTGGCCCGCGCCGGACTGGACTACTGGGACAAGCTGGATGTGACCGTGTACAGCGACTTTCAGGATTTCTTAAACAGGAACCCGGGCGCGAAGATCTACATGGCGACGACGAAAGCGCCGGCGGTTTATACGGATGTGAAGTATGAGCCGGACTGTTTTATCATGTTCGGGCCGGAAAGCCGCGGGATTCCGGAGGAAATTCTCATCGAACACCAGGAAACCTGCGTAAGGATTCCCATGTGGGGCGATATCCGGTCATTAAATCTTTCCAATTCCGTGGCGATTATCCTTTATGAGGCGTTACGGCAGAACGGGTTTGAACAGATGACGATGACCGGGAAATTAAGGAAGTATGAGTGGAAGTAG
- a CDS encoding sensor domain-containing diguanylate cyclase, with amino-acid sequence MNIPFSSALRGTVWEYCAGTSEVFLHYDTMAPDLCGRWMPFDTIDRQYQETCVFQQDLEIWRYYLAKEALRRFCSGPQENACFYIRFNDSCKRPVWHEICLQKEGGSRLFLQIRKAPEIQRALAIIKAAAPELDCLYRINLNDGTYVRYQDSPEGTAILQNAVGNYEQSVEAASRLLIAAMEPEPPAGQMRLESVMKELAQHGEYILHASVRDKAGLSHKKLRFCYEDEEHGYLLLAQTAVCAPPEKTVPGAQEQAKRLGYLDNMPVAFCSIKVLLDKDGKPFDFQFTYCNRAHEKLENTEAGELLGKNFYEFFEDTDPKWLKYYYETAYLGIPHVIRSYSPEIQKYLLIYTFRQEYGHCECVLLDESEQHFLIQELEHSRETMKHILKITTALVFQYLPERDKVILDSQETDEQQVFSEHAIYRILSEKELMPPDSLEALKEGTLKIKKGDHSLSIMVQGRPDREAPWEWFRIIMFDFHNKYTHERTLLGFFQNIDEFRAREEKLRKKAELDSLTGLLNAGTGKKRITKMLERRLDGEPSCHIMFLTDLDNFKTINDTYGHMAGDKALVDFSGVLRRTFRAEDVIYRLGGDEFVVFVEKSPDAEQSVHAMLHRLMDRVKEAESESPLLACSVGAFVTNRRHTFEECYQMADKALYEAKKRGKGRFHIELDV; translated from the coding sequence ATGAATATTCCTTTTTCTTCTGCTCTTCGCGGCACAGTCTGGGAATACTGTGCCGGTACCAGTGAAGTCTTCCTTCACTATGATACCATGGCACCGGATCTCTGCGGCCGATGGATGCCTTTTGATACGATTGACCGCCAGTACCAGGAAACCTGTGTCTTCCAGCAGGATCTTGAAATATGGCGGTATTATCTGGCAAAAGAGGCACTCCGGCGCTTTTGCAGCGGGCCCCAGGAAAATGCGTGCTTCTATATCCGTTTTAACGATTCCTGCAAACGGCCGGTATGGCACGAGATTTGTCTTCAGAAGGAAGGTGGGAGCCGTCTGTTCCTCCAAATCCGCAAAGCTCCCGAAATCCAGCGCGCTTTGGCTATCATAAAAGCCGCGGCTCCGGAATTGGACTGCCTGTACCGAATCAACTTAAATGACGGGACTTATGTGCGGTACCAGGACAGCCCAGAAGGGACTGCCATCCTTCAAAACGCTGTCGGGAACTATGAGCAGAGTGTGGAAGCGGCCAGCCGTCTGCTCATCGCGGCCATGGAGCCTGAGCCCCCTGCCGGGCAGATGCGGCTTGAAAGTGTGATGAAAGAGCTTGCACAGCATGGAGAATATATCCTCCATGCCTCAGTGCGGGACAAAGCGGGCCTATCCCATAAAAAGCTGCGGTTCTGCTATGAAGATGAAGAACATGGATATCTCCTGCTTGCACAGACTGCTGTCTGTGCGCCTCCGGAAAAAACGGTGCCTGGGGCGCAGGAGCAGGCAAAGCGGCTGGGGTATCTGGACAATATGCCAGTGGCCTTCTGCTCCATTAAGGTTCTGCTGGACAAAGACGGAAAGCCTTTTGACTTTCAGTTTACCTACTGCAACCGCGCACACGAAAAACTTGAGAACACAGAAGCCGGAGAGCTGCTGGGAAAAAACTTTTATGAATTTTTCGAGGACACTGACCCAAAGTGGCTGAAATACTACTATGAAACAGCTTACCTCGGAATCCCCCATGTCATCCGCAGTTACAGTCCGGAAATCCAGAAATATCTGCTGATTTACACCTTCCGTCAGGAATATGGCCACTGTGAATGCGTGCTGCTGGATGAGTCGGAACAGCATTTCCTGATTCAGGAGCTGGAACACAGCCGCGAAACCATGAAGCACATCCTGAAAATCACCACGGCCCTGGTGTTCCAGTACCTTCCGGAACGGGACAAAGTAATCTTGGACAGCCAGGAGACCGATGAACAGCAGGTTTTCAGCGAGCATGCCATATACCGCATTCTGTCTGAAAAAGAGCTGATGCCTCCTGACAGCCTGGAGGCCTTGAAGGAAGGCACCCTGAAAATAAAAAAAGGCGACCACAGCTTGTCCATTATGGTACAGGGCAGGCCTGACAGGGAAGCGCCGTGGGAATGGTTCCGGATCATCATGTTCGATTTTCATAATAAATATACCCATGAACGGACTCTTCTTGGATTCTTTCAGAATATTGATGAATTCAGAGCCAGGGAGGAAAAGCTCAGAAAGAAGGCCGAACTCGATTCGCTGACAGGGCTTTTAAATGCCGGGACCGGAAAGAAACGCATCACAAAAATGCTGGAACGTCGGCTGGACGGCGAACCATCCTGCCATATCATGTTTCTGACGGATCTGGATAACTTTAAGACAATCAATGACACGTACGGGCACATGGCAGGGGACAAAGCCCTGGTCGACTTTTCCGGTGTCCTGCGCCGGACTTTTCGAGCCGAAGATGTGATCTACCGCCTGGGCGGGGACGAATTTGTCGTATTTGTGGAAAAGTCTCCGGATGCTGAACAGAGCGTCCATGCGATGCTTCATCGGCTGATGGATCGCGTAAAAGAGGCGGAATCCGAGTCGCCTCTCCTGGCGTGCAGTGTCGGCGCATTCGTGACTAACCGGCGCCACACTTTTGAGGAATGTTACCAGATGGCCGACAAGGCTCTCTACGAGGCCAAAAAAAGAGGTAAAGGACGTTTCCATATCGAGCTTGACGTGTAA